In Fodinibius saliphilus, a genomic segment contains:
- a CDS encoding SPOR domain-containing protein yields MKEVINMRLSRLKIFTSLLFATLLISVSLANAQNRDNLPAEYREYTNPEEVVTFDRSTSFKRALDVINDFAQKFRNKIVIDRAQTEGNIGISVPPMHWMDALKLILKVKNRTLLDKKEFYEIVTIQSQQSPAQQAKASGGGGQGEQQGPVATTGTQEVRINAIFFEGNRRALQEIGVDWSTISENVPSSVLGGGDGGSGGGRGGGQGQGSQIPSSEFNGTGPFVQVNSKGAQNVSQEVFNAIVNVGEIGNTGINVQALFSAFEADNLGEILASPTIKVMDGEDGRIQVGQDFSIKQRDIAGNVIEDFFSVGTILEVTPKVIEQNDTTFVHLDIVAERSTAQPDPVSTIINKQQASTQALLLDGEATVIAGLYSTEQSEVRRGIPILKDLPPWFFGLRYLFGYNSSDTQMRELVILLQADLEPTIPERIDEDGDYKDKYEVLQDERQRMRKEIRESQKAKETDAGFDPEELEEDNQDSLEKEVKEQPEMDEQPKTDPSTAEDEEEKVELKEEAEKKEPTIADPEVKTEKVKLDLGGDQNLTADTLDVKMNHQETTQPTAPKSYYIIGGAFKNVGNAEDYRDRLVQQGYGDAVVIRKQGNGWRFVAYNAFEKLDNARRALKDIKEKDSDAWLYRAK; encoded by the coding sequence ATGAAAGAAGTAATTAATATGAGATTGTCTAGATTGAAAATATTTACATCACTTTTATTTGCTACCCTGCTTATTTCTGTTTCTTTAGCAAATGCTCAGAATAGAGATAATTTACCTGCAGAGTATCGAGAATACACAAATCCAGAGGAGGTGGTTACTTTTGATCGAAGTACCTCTTTTAAAAGGGCATTGGATGTAATCAATGATTTTGCTCAAAAATTCAGAAATAAAATTGTTATTGATCGTGCCCAAACTGAGGGCAATATTGGTATTTCTGTTCCCCCAATGCACTGGATGGATGCCTTAAAACTTATCTTAAAGGTTAAGAACAGGACACTCCTTGACAAGAAAGAATTCTATGAAATAGTAACGATTCAATCTCAACAGAGTCCAGCTCAGCAAGCTAAAGCATCAGGTGGTGGGGGCCAAGGAGAGCAACAAGGTCCAGTAGCTACCACAGGAACACAGGAAGTACGTATCAATGCTATCTTTTTTGAAGGTAATCGCCGGGCACTGCAAGAAATCGGGGTTGATTGGTCTACCATCTCAGAAAATGTACCTAGTTCCGTCTTGGGAGGCGGTGACGGGGGTAGTGGAGGTGGCCGTGGAGGTGGACAAGGTCAAGGTAGTCAGATTCCAAGCTCAGAATTTAATGGCACTGGACCTTTTGTTCAGGTCAATTCAAAAGGTGCACAAAATGTTTCTCAAGAGGTTTTTAATGCTATCGTAAATGTTGGTGAGATTGGGAATACCGGTATTAATGTTCAGGCTTTATTTAGTGCGTTTGAGGCAGATAACCTTGGTGAGATTTTAGCCTCCCCAACGATTAAAGTAATGGATGGAGAAGATGGCCGTATCCAGGTAGGCCAAGATTTTTCTATTAAGCAACGTGATATTGCCGGTAATGTGATTGAGGATTTCTTTAGTGTTGGTACAATCTTGGAAGTTACTCCGAAAGTAATTGAACAAAATGACACTACTTTTGTACACCTTGATATTGTAGCTGAACGTTCAACAGCGCAACCTGATCCCGTGAGTACAATTATTAACAAGCAACAAGCTTCAACTCAGGCGCTGCTGCTGGATGGAGAAGCTACGGTTATTGCCGGTTTGTATAGTACTGAACAGTCGGAGGTACGAAGGGGTATTCCAATATTAAAAGACTTGCCACCATGGTTTTTTGGTCTCCGTTATCTTTTTGGGTATAACTCCAGTGATACCCAAATGCGTGAGCTAGTGATTTTATTGCAAGCTGATTTAGAGCCCACAATCCCGGAACGTATAGATGAAGACGGTGATTACAAGGATAAATATGAGGTTCTGCAGGATGAGCGTCAGCGGATGCGCAAAGAAATTAGAGAAAGTCAAAAAGCGAAAGAAACAGATGCCGGTTTTGATCCTGAAGAGCTCGAAGAGGATAATCAGGATTCTCTGGAAAAAGAGGTTAAGGAACAGCCGGAGATGGATGAACAACCTAAAACGGATCCTTCTACTGCTGAGGATGAAGAAGAAAAAGTTGAGCTGAAAGAGGAAGCTGAAAAAAAAGAGCCAACAATAGCTGATCCAGAGGTTAAAACCGAGAAAGTAAAATTAGATCTCGGAGGAGATCAGAACCTAACGGCAGATACGCTTGATGTTAAAATGAATCATCAAGAAACTACTCAACCTACTGCACCTAAAAGTTATTACATTATCGGAGGTGCTTTTAAAAATGTAGGTAATGCAGAAGATTATAGAGATCGATTAGTTCAGCAGGGATATGGAGATGCTGTGGTCATTAGAAAACAAGGAAATGGATGGAGGTTTGTAGCCTATAATGCCTTTGAGAAGCTTGATAACGCCCGCAGAGCACTCAAGGATATCAAAGAAAAGGATAGTGATGCTTGGTTATATCGAGCGAAATAA
- the pilO gene encoding type 4a pilus biogenesis protein PilO, which translates to MSYGVRNTLILLFVLAVFIGGGWGYIYYYQKPQIKELKGELQKTRQELNSKQQTADQYPILQKQYKEARSFFNNYNKALYPNSNEDLVYEFLSNVGTGSAYTDFSFSFTDSTTYGQYGTMEMLIEGEGYYRNVNNFIRQIELSRPLNKVSKVDMSPINELESYGKVKFNFILTSFYDRVKLLGEADLSITNNLYGSVHNPFFPLIRSIEPNEDNLVNVESSSLMAVSSNQIFMIDQNGVMKKLSIGDDVYLGELTQINVNEGSATFRLNRGGIIDQLTLQVNKDENERSN; encoded by the coding sequence ATGTCCTACGGAGTTAGAAATACGTTAATATTACTGTTTGTATTGGCAGTCTTTATCGGTGGAGGCTGGGGATATATCTATTATTATCAAAAACCCCAGATCAAAGAGTTAAAAGGTGAGCTTCAAAAAACCCGGCAAGAACTTAACAGTAAACAGCAAACAGCGGATCAGTACCCCATACTGCAAAAACAATACAAAGAGGCAAGGTCTTTTTTCAATAACTATAACAAAGCGTTGTATCCAAATAGTAATGAAGATTTGGTTTATGAATTCTTAAGCAATGTAGGCACAGGTTCTGCTTATACAGATTTCTCCTTTAGTTTTACTGATTCAACGACTTATGGGCAGTATGGGACCATGGAAATGTTGATTGAGGGAGAAGGCTATTATAGAAATGTGAATAACTTTATACGTCAGATTGAATTGAGTAGACCGCTTAATAAAGTAAGCAAGGTGGATATGAGCCCCATCAATGAGCTCGAATCTTATGGAAAAGTGAAATTCAATTTTATCCTAACCAGTTTTTATGACCGCGTGAAATTACTAGGGGAAGCTGATCTATCTATTACCAATAATCTATACGGATCGGTACATAATCCGTTTTTCCCTTTAATTCGATCGATAGAGCCTAATGAAGATAATTTAGTTAATGTAGAGTCTAGTTCTTTAATGGCGGTAAGTAGTAATCAGATTTTTATGATTGACCAAAACGGAGTTATGAAAAAGCTGTCTATAGGCGATGATGTTTATTTGGGAGAATTAACACAGATTAATGTAAATGAGGGTTCTGCCACTTTTAGGCTTAATAGAGGTGGTATTATTGATCAACTAACCTTGCAGGTTAATAAAGATGAAAATGAAAGAAGTAATTAA
- a CDS encoding PilN domain-containing protein produces the protein MFGNKEYIGLTIQDDAIRVARIRMDGGTLKLIKIDSYSLVEKISSDTSSEEHEKPEDRLEDQDADSIFGLEEEDQDEGEDIDFEGLEEEADDFAMDMVEESEEAKSNELLVYDLLTDLDSDKLHLGLNVPAGDTIFQIIRDTDFSEVKEKDLIEDLEDKLESIYGMPKTEDNYSYEVREDGSLLLASIDDESSTLKLINNVRELYSGKIAIQNIIPDEIALVGLVRANYELDADEITGIIQFGKEQCRVVFMKGEEVWLVSPIINEGTSKKSFLNTVFSKILFQLDTGEVPSLDRILLTNNSRGDQAVEFFEDNFPDIHVENFTFKEEFFDLEHVDPSSVSSFTTAIAAAISASGAKDEYFPEISFVPKYVKDRQKIFQLQWHGMLILFLIFLAPITVNYFYTQNAQQIEEYSREIDQMESQIKELNPVVASSKELQNDLGTLTEKLVMLDTLAKGSREWATKLEILNQGIQKVGSSWLTSFSERASEGVFIQGYTLYRSRVPQIIEIFEEATLMDVKNEVVREQDVYNFSILIKQFTANDSLYSPATPEEVQNLIEK, from the coding sequence ATGTTTGGAAATAAAGAATATATAGGACTCACCATACAGGATGATGCCATCCGAGTAGCACGGATTCGTATGGACGGTGGTACGCTGAAACTAATCAAGATCGACAGCTATTCACTGGTCGAAAAGATTAGCAGCGATACTAGCTCAGAAGAGCATGAAAAACCCGAAGATCGGTTAGAAGATCAGGATGCCGATTCTATATTTGGATTAGAAGAGGAAGATCAAGATGAAGGGGAAGATATCGATTTTGAAGGCCTGGAAGAAGAGGCCGATGATTTTGCTATGGATATGGTTGAAGAATCTGAAGAAGCTAAATCCAATGAGTTGTTGGTTTATGATCTGCTTACCGATCTGGATTCGGATAAACTTCATTTAGGGCTGAATGTACCGGCCGGAGATACAATTTTTCAAATTATCAGAGATACAGACTTTAGTGAGGTCAAGGAAAAAGACCTTATTGAAGATCTCGAAGATAAGCTGGAATCGATCTATGGCATGCCTAAAACAGAAGATAACTACTCGTATGAAGTCAGGGAAGATGGGTCCCTGTTATTAGCATCTATAGATGATGAGTCTTCTACGCTTAAATTGATTAATAATGTTCGGGAGCTCTATTCAGGTAAAATAGCTATACAGAACATTATTCCGGATGAAATTGCCCTGGTTGGATTAGTTCGAGCCAACTATGAACTGGATGCTGATGAAATAACAGGCATTATACAGTTTGGGAAGGAGCAGTGCAGGGTAGTATTTATGAAAGGGGAAGAGGTTTGGCTTGTTTCACCTATTATAAATGAGGGAACATCTAAAAAATCGTTTTTAAATACTGTTTTTAGTAAGATTTTATTCCAGCTAGATACTGGAGAGGTTCCAAGCCTTGATCGTATTTTGTTGACCAATAATAGCCGGGGAGATCAGGCAGTAGAGTTTTTTGAAGATAACTTCCCGGATATTCATGTCGAAAATTTCACGTTCAAGGAGGAGTTTTTTGATCTTGAGCATGTTGATCCATCTTCAGTATCCTCTTTTACAACCGCTATTGCAGCTGCTATATCAGCTTCGGGGGCTAAAGATGAATATTTTCCTGAAATCTCTTTTGTACCAAAATATGTTAAAGACCGGCAAAAGATTTTTCAACTTCAGTGGCATGGGATGCTCATTTTATTTTTAATTTTTCTGGCACCAATTACTGTCAACTATTTTTATACACAGAATGCTCAGCAAATTGAGGAATATTCCAGAGAAATAGATCAGATGGAATCCCAAATAAAAGAGCTTAATCCTGTTGTGGCCAGTTCGAAAGAGCTACAAAATGATCTGGGGACTCTCACCGAAAAACTTGTAATGCTAGATACTTTGGCAAAGGGTAGCCGAGAATGGGCCACTAAACTTGAAATTCTTAATCAAGGTATACAAAAGGTAGGCAGTAGCTGGCTTACCTCTTTTTCAGAACGAGCTTCTGAAGGAGTATTCATACAAGGATATACGTTATATCGATCTAGAGTACCTCAAATTATTGAAATTTTTGAAGAAGCCACATTAATGGATGTCAAAAACGAAGTGGTCAGAGAACAAGATGTATACAATTTTTCTATACTGATTAAGCAATTTACTGCTAACGATTCATTATACTCTCCTGCTACGCCGGAAGAGGTTCAAAATCTAATTGAAAAATAA
- a CDS encoding type IV pilus twitching motility protein PilT, which translates to MEVGVQVDRAKEIITPLSEQLKASSKGLERHQEIGALVDDLPQEVRSELQDVVEGLLNKMFENDASDIDLGGPGCDNKVWYRIHGDKSPDKSAPEFTLTETDFLLHNLIMPSQREHLLENRNLDFSYSINTGEKISDAKRFRADMYFDLEHLALNMRKIDDTIRPFKGLNLHPEVAKALSLKYFKYGLTLVTGITGSGKSSTLDTVIDANNRTVDSHIVIIASPVELIHKPNKSVVRHREVGRDVKSFKEGAIQALRQDPDIIVIGELRDPETIMTALEITDSGHKTFGTLHTSSAMESIERILGEVPVNEQNRVRTRLADVLTCVISQKLIPSLDGKRVLAKEVLVVTSSVKAAIRNNNIGEIYQMLMEGSSKGMNTMEQDLKRLYDEGKISKEEAINNANNKKRLKQLISETEY; encoded by the coding sequence ATGGAAGTAGGGGTACAAGTAGATAGAGCAAAAGAAATTATTACGCCGCTTTCCGAGCAGTTAAAAGCTAGCTCAAAGGGATTGGAGCGCCATCAGGAAATTGGGGCTCTTGTAGACGATTTACCCCAGGAAGTACGAAGCGAATTACAAGATGTTGTTGAAGGGTTACTTAATAAGATGTTCGAAAATGATGCTTCGGATATTGATTTAGGTGGTCCGGGTTGTGATAATAAAGTTTGGTATCGAATCCATGGCGATAAATCTCCTGATAAGAGTGCACCCGAATTTACGTTAACCGAAACTGATTTTCTCCTTCATAATTTAATTATGCCCAGCCAACGTGAGCATCTGCTGGAGAATCGTAATTTAGATTTTTCATACTCCATAAATACTGGTGAAAAGATTTCAGATGCCAAACGGTTTCGAGCAGATATGTACTTTGATCTTGAACATCTGGCGCTTAACATGCGAAAGATTGATGATACTATCAGGCCTTTTAAAGGACTAAACCTACATCCTGAAGTTGCCAAGGCTTTAAGTCTAAAGTACTTCAAATATGGTTTAACGCTGGTAACCGGTATTACCGGTTCTGGTAAATCTTCAACGCTCGATACTGTTATAGATGCAAATAATAGAACGGTTGATTCTCATATCGTAATTATTGCATCTCCGGTTGAGCTTATTCATAAGCCAAATAAATCAGTTGTTCGACATCGTGAAGTCGGCCGTGATGTTAAATCGTTTAAGGAAGGGGCTATTCAGGCACTTCGTCAAGATCCGGATATTATTGTTATTGGGGAGCTTCGGGATCCGGAAACGATTATGACGGCCCTTGAAATTACTGATTCTGGACATAAAACTTTTGGCACTTTGCATACAAGCTCAGCTATGGAAAGTATTGAGCGTATATTGGGTGAGGTGCCTGTAAATGAACAAAACCGGGTACGAACTCGCCTTGCTGATGTACTTACATGCGTTATTAGTCAAAAGCTTATTCCTTCACTTGACGGTAAGCGTGTTTTGGCAAAAGAAGTGTTAGTCGTTACCAGTTCTGTAAAAGCTGCTATCCGAAATAATAATATTGGGGAAATCTACCAGATGTTGATGGAAGGTAGTTCGAAAGGTATGAATACAATGGAGCAAGATCTGAAGCGGTTATACGACGAAGGAAAAATATCCAAAGAAGAAGCGATTAATAACGCCAATAATAAAAAGCGTCTCAAGCAGCTAATTTCAGAAACTGAATATTAA
- a CDS encoding cyclic nucleotide-binding domain-containing protein: MTTENQAEKEAAPEYIRQFLKEPPLLLRNFHYEDIMEFLNLGQLEKFVQDDIIINEEEYVNSAYLIAEGKVSIWKDNIQLATLSKGNFLGETFLFSKNNRMAKVVSEGDTQLLKFERYEALNFFRKKPEKLFNIFTRNIIEIQQKKISNMNIQLLQLKKRLLDDTSW, encoded by the coding sequence ATGACAACTGAAAATCAAGCAGAAAAAGAGGCAGCACCAGAATATATACGGCAATTCCTAAAAGAACCACCGTTGTTGCTCAGAAACTTCCACTATGAAGATATTATGGAGTTTTTGAATTTGGGGCAGCTAGAAAAGTTTGTTCAGGATGATATCATCATTAATGAAGAGGAATACGTTAATTCTGCCTACCTGATAGCAGAGGGGAAGGTGTCTATTTGGAAGGATAATATACAGTTAGCTACTCTTTCTAAGGGCAACTTTCTAGGAGAAACATTTCTTTTCAGCAAAAATAATCGGATGGCAAAGGTAGTGTCAGAAGGGGATACCCAACTTTTAAAGTTTGAACGATACGAAGCCTTAAACTTCTTTCGTAAGAAGCCGGAAAAATTGTTCAACATCTTCACACGTAATATTATTGAAATTCAACAGAAGAAGATCAGTAATATGAATATTCAGTTATTACAGCTAAAAAAACGTCTGCTAGACGATACCAGTTGGTAA
- a CDS encoding GspE/PulE family protein, whose translation MGKVNTRKHIGDILVNRGIISEEQLNEALAILREEPDSSNRRIGQILYQDLGIDRHTVMKEVASIYAFDEVFADKDEVEDDVIENIKSHIDELPSEVIDELVHQKAVPLKKGKNTLTIAAADPSDPTLNNIISKLNFRQHQIVYCRYELVEQILTQVYEQKNEFLDLLEEIEYEEPDLEEEDDEINEEEIDAEINQSMLNSLVEGFLVEGVRKGVSDIHIVPCGPTSTDIRFRIDGKLELWHQQNNVKPEAISAVVKDKTRNVDRFERDASQDGFIQRIVDNHSIRYRVSIMPMVGEQFDRKFESIVIRILDDREVITDLNVLGLQEKAKDDFVKAIEKPSGIVIVTGPTGSGKSTTLVAALYYVIDPSVNVLTVEDPVEYLIEGARQLKIGNHMSFDLAMRGILRHDPDIVLVGEIRDLKTAEIAIKLANTGHLTFSTLHTNDAPSAISRLYKMGVETFLIANAVNLIMAQRLVRTLCDECKEEYEPHIESAKGIGFTEKEYEETTFYRPVGCDKCGNGYKGRTAIMEALYFDKEIRKMILESGDEIDEVAIKEHAMSQGMLSLRGSGRERIKNGLTTIEEIAAITIED comes from the coding sequence ATGGGTAAAGTAAATACACGCAAACATATTGGCGATATCCTTGTAAATCGAGGTATTATCTCCGAAGAGCAACTCAATGAGGCCTTGGCCATCTTGCGCGAGGAGCCTGATTCTTCTAATCGAAGGATTGGCCAGATCTTGTATCAGGATTTAGGTATTGACCGGCATACGGTAATGAAAGAGGTCGCTTCTATCTATGCTTTTGATGAGGTTTTTGCTGATAAGGATGAAGTTGAAGATGATGTAATAGAAAATATAAAAAGCCATATTGATGAACTTCCTTCCGAGGTCATTGATGAATTGGTTCACCAAAAAGCAGTTCCTTTAAAGAAAGGGAAAAATACGCTCACTATTGCAGCTGCAGACCCTTCTGATCCTACACTTAACAATATTATAAGTAAACTTAACTTTAGGCAACATCAGATTGTCTATTGCCGATATGAGTTGGTCGAACAGATTCTCACGCAGGTTTATGAGCAGAAGAATGAGTTTTTGGACCTTCTTGAAGAGATCGAATATGAAGAGCCTGATCTTGAAGAAGAAGATGATGAGATTAATGAGGAAGAAATAGATGCGGAAATTAACCAGAGTATGCTCAATTCTCTGGTTGAGGGCTTCTTGGTAGAGGGGGTTCGCAAAGGAGTAAGTGATATTCATATTGTACCTTGTGGACCAACATCAACGGATATCAGGTTCAGGATTGATGGTAAGTTGGAGTTATGGCATCAGCAAAATAATGTGAAGCCGGAAGCGATATCTGCAGTTGTTAAAGATAAAACACGTAATGTTGATCGTTTTGAGCGTGATGCTTCTCAAGATGGCTTTATACAGCGTATCGTAGATAACCACAGCATTCGATACCGTGTTTCTATTATGCCGATGGTGGGAGAGCAATTTGATCGGAAATTTGAATCTATTGTTATCCGTATTCTCGATGACAGAGAAGTGATTACTGACCTTAATGTACTGGGTCTGCAAGAAAAGGCGAAAGACGATTTTGTAAAAGCGATTGAAAAGCCTTCCGGTATTGTTATTGTAACAGGTCCTACAGGAAGTGGTAAGTCGACTACACTTGTTGCTGCATTATACTATGTGATCGACCCATCGGTAAATGTTCTTACAGTTGAAGATCCTGTAGAATACCTGATAGAAGGGGCAAGACAGTTGAAAATTGGAAATCACATGAGTTTTGATCTTGCTATGCGGGGTATTTTGCGTCATGACCCTGATATTGTACTTGTTGGTGAGATCCGGGACCTTAAAACAGCAGAAATTGCTATTAAACTTGCCAATACTGGTCACTTGACCTTTTCAACACTCCACACCAATGATGCACCAAGTGCTATTTCACGTTTGTATAAGATGGGAGTTGAAACATTCCTTATTGCCAATGCAGTAAATCTTATTATGGCACAGCGGTTGGTTCGTACGCTTTGTGATGAGTGTAAAGAAGAATATGAACCTCATATAGAAAGTGCCAAGGGGATAGGATTTACCGAAAAAGAATATGAAGAGACTACATTTTATCGGCCGGTAGGCTGTGATAAATGTGGTAATGGGTATAAGGGACGAACCGCTATTATGGAAGCCCTGTATTTTGATAAAGAAATTCGAAAAATGATTCTTGAATCCGGTGACGAAATTGATGAGGTTGCGATAAAAGAACATGCTATGAGTCAAGGAATGTTGAGTCTGCGCGGCTCGGGCCGGGAACGTATTAAAAATGGCCTTACCACTATAGAAGAAATTGCAGCAATTACAATAGAGGATTGA
- a CDS encoding type II secretion system F family protein, translating into MADFRLTAVSPKGKKIKSEFEADSKKEAKNRVEKLSRKNGFKVKSIDKKQTFQYKVQKGAKDPVTGEQEAYTKEEVEKALVKLGYKVIRINKKWFDFKGGVPQSEVVTFISLSADLLNQQLSFDEILDLLYEDTTNKRMRETISTIQKDLKDGKEGDEVYGKHKDVFGEFAAYMLSVASTSGNMAQVFESTAKFLERDAEFKKNLRRSLLMPAITVLATIGVILFYVGYIFPATAEAFVDMGIELPPMTAATLELSYWLQANWIILTLSFVTPITAAWYYLTQTPKGQLWKDRNIIKIPVIGDLMHKTSIEIFSRVFYTLYSGSGQNIEVIKVAAEACRNKYMEKQIKEVAIKMMLKEGAGLIESLKATEVFTDTAISRFKLGAESGALKKNARQLAQYYETQTTYKMETVIDMISLAVNLFIMVALIGITIVSAESALIKPKSGA; encoded by the coding sequence ATGGCTGATTTCAGACTTACTGCTGTTTCTCCAAAGGGCAAAAAAATAAAATCGGAATTTGAGGCGGATAGCAAAAAAGAGGCAAAGAACAGGGTAGAAAAACTATCTCGAAAAAATGGGTTTAAAGTTAAATCCATTGATAAAAAACAGACCTTCCAATATAAAGTCCAAAAAGGTGCAAAGGATCCTGTTACTGGAGAGCAGGAAGCTTATACCAAAGAAGAGGTTGAGAAAGCGCTTGTTAAGCTGGGATATAAGGTTATTCGGATTAATAAAAAGTGGTTTGACTTCAAAGGAGGAGTTCCGCAAAGTGAGGTTGTTACCTTTATTAGCTTAAGTGCAGACTTGCTTAATCAGCAGCTTAGTTTTGATGAGATTTTAGACCTTCTGTATGAGGATACCACAAACAAACGGATGCGGGAAACTATCAGTACCATCCAGAAAGATCTTAAAGATGGGAAAGAAGGAGATGAGGTCTACGGCAAACACAAAGATGTATTTGGAGAGTTTGCAGCCTATATGCTGAGTGTTGCCTCTACCAGTGGTAATATGGCCCAGGTCTTTGAAAGTACTGCTAAGTTTTTGGAGCGCGATGCTGAATTTAAAAAGAACTTGCGTCGTTCACTATTGATGCCGGCTATTACCGTTCTGGCAACTATTGGAGTAATACTGTTTTATGTGGGCTATATTTTCCCGGCTACTGCTGAGGCTTTTGTAGATATGGGCATTGAATTGCCCCCAATGACCGCTGCAACATTGGAATTAAGTTACTGGTTGCAGGCAAACTGGATTATCTTAACACTTTCATTTGTGACACCGATAACTGCTGCTTGGTATTATTTGACTCAAACGCCAAAAGGGCAACTCTGGAAGGATAGGAATATTATCAAAATACCCGTTATCGGTGATTTGATGCATAAAACCAGTATTGAGATATTTTCACGCGTATTTTATACCCTCTACAGCGGGTCTGGACAAAATATTGAAGTAATAAAAGTAGCGGCTGAGGCTTGTCGGAATAAATACATGGAGAAACAGATTAAAGAAGTAGCTATAAAAATGATGTTGAAAGAGGGGGCGGGTCTTATTGAGTCTCTGAAGGCAACAGAGGTATTTACTGACACCGCTATAAGCCGTTTTAAGCTAGGGGCAGAATCAGGGGCACTTAAAAAGAATGCCAGGCAGCTTGCACAATACTATGAAACGCAGACTACCTATAAAATGGAAACAGTTATTGATATGATTAGCTTGGCTGTAAACCTATTTATTATGGTTGCATTGATTGGTATTACTATCGTTTCTGCAGAGTCTGCACTTATTAAACCTAAGTCAGGGGCCTAG